In the genome of Piliocolobus tephrosceles isolate RC106 chromosome 20, ASM277652v3, whole genome shotgun sequence, one region contains:
- the TFAP2C gene encoding transcription factor AP-2 gamma isoform X2, giving the protein MLWKITDNVKYEEDCEDRHDGSSNGNPRVPHLSSAGQHLYSPAPPLSHTGVAEYQPPPYFPPPYQQLAYSQSADPYSHLGEAYAAAINPLHQPAPTGSQQQAWPGRQSQEGAGLPSHHGRPASLLPHLSGLEAGAVSARRDAYRRSDLLLPHAHALDAAGLAENLGLHDMAHQMDEVQNVDDQHLLLHDQTVIRKGPISMTKNPLSLPCQKELVGAVMNPSEVFCSVPGRLSLLSSTSKYKVTVAEVQRRLSPPECLNASLLGGVLRRAKSKNGGRSLREKLDKIGLNLPAGRRKAAHVTLLTSLVEGEAVHLARDFAYVCEAEFPSKPVAEYLTRPHLGGRNEMAARKNMLLAAQQLCKEFTELLSQDRTPHGTSRLAPVLETNIQNCLSHFSLITHGFGSQAICAAVSALQNYIKEALIVIEKSYMNPGDQSPADSNKTLEKMEKHRK; this is encoded by the exons ATGTTGTGGAAAATAACCGATAATGTCAAGTACGAAGAGGACTGCGAG gaTCGCCACGACGGGAGCAGCAATGGGAATCCGCGAGTCCCCCACCTCTCCTCCGCCGGGCAGCACCTCTACAGCCCCGCGCCACCCCTCTCCCACACTGGAGTCGCCGAATATCAGCCGCCACCCTACTTTCCCCCTCCCTACCAGCAGCTGGCCTACTCCCAGTCTGCCGACCCCTACTCGCATCTGGGGGAAGCGTATGCCGCTGCCATCAACCCCCTGCACCAGCCGGCGCCCACAGGCAGCCAGCAGCAGGCCTGGCCCGGCCGCCAGAGCCAGGAGGGAGCGGGGCTGCCCTCGCACCACGGGCGCCCGGCTAGCCTGCTGCCCCACCTCTCCGGGCTGGAGGCGGGTGCGGTGAGCGCCCGCAGGGATGCCTACCGCCGCTCCGACCTGCTGCTGCCCCACGCACATGCCCTGGATGCCGCGGGCCTGGCCGAGAACCTGGGACTCCACGACATGGCTCACCAGATGGACGAGGTGCAG AATGTCGACGACCAGCACCTGCTGCTGCACGATCAGACAGTCATTCGCAAAG GTCCCATTTCCATGACCAAGAACCCTCTGAGCCTCCCGTGTCAGAAGGAGCTGGTGGGGGCCGTAATGAACCCCAGCGAGGTCTTCTGCTCAGTCCCTGGAAGACTGTCCCTCCTCAGCTCTACGTCTAAATACAAAGTGACAGTGGCTGAAGTACAGAGGCGACTGTCCCCACCTGAATGCTTAAATGCCTCATTACTGGGAGGTGTTCTCAGAAG agccAAGTCAAAAAATGGAGGCCGGTCCTTGCGGGAGAAGTTGGACAAGATTGGGCTGAATCTTCCTGCTGGGAGACGGAAAGCTGCTCACGTGACTCTCCTGACATCCTTAGTAGAAG GTGAAGCTGTTCATTTGGCTAGGGACTTCGCCTACGTCTGTGAAGCCGAATTTCCTAGTAAACCAGTGGCAGAATATTTAACCAGACCTCATCTCGGAGGACGAAATGAGATGGCAGCTAGGAAGAACATGCTATTGGCGGCCCA GCAACTGTGTAAAGAATTCACAGAACTTCTCAGCCAAGACCGGACACCCCACGGGACAAGCAGGCTCGCCCCAGTCTTGGAGACGAACATACAGAACTGCTTGTCTCATTTCAGCCTGATTACCCACGGTTTTGGCAGCCAGGCCATCTGTGCCGCGGTGTCTGCCCTGCAGAACTACATCAAAGAAGCTCTGATTGTCATAGAGAAATCCTACATGAACCCCGGAGACCAGAGTCCAGCTGATTCTAACAAAACCCTGGAGAAAATGGAGAAGCACAGGAAATAA
- the TFAP2C gene encoding transcription factor AP-2 gamma isoform X1, with product MGGLHEIALHRASSSFAPGSGFFAPGSGPVLFWPKTQGSDLAPPRASGFGAAPRPSPPGFENSFPQDRHDGSSNGNPRVPHLSSAGQHLYSPAPPLSHTGVAEYQPPPYFPPPYQQLAYSQSADPYSHLGEAYAAAINPLHQPAPTGSQQQAWPGRQSQEGAGLPSHHGRPASLLPHLSGLEAGAVSARRDAYRRSDLLLPHAHALDAAGLAENLGLHDMAHQMDEVQNVDDQHLLLHDQTVIRKGPISMTKNPLSLPCQKELVGAVMNPSEVFCSVPGRLSLLSSTSKYKVTVAEVQRRLSPPECLNASLLGGVLRRAKSKNGGRSLREKLDKIGLNLPAGRRKAAHVTLLTSLVEGEAVHLARDFAYVCEAEFPSKPVAEYLTRPHLGGRNEMAARKNMLLAAQQLCKEFTELLSQDRTPHGTSRLAPVLETNIQNCLSHFSLITHGFGSQAICAAVSALQNYIKEALIVIEKSYMNPGDQSPADSNKTLEKMEKHRK from the exons ATGGGCGGGCTCCACGAGATCGCTCTGCACCGGGCGTCCAGCTCCTTCGCCCCAGGCTCCGGCTTTTTCGCCCCGGGCTCCGGCCCTGTCCTTTTCTGGCCCAAGACGCAGGGTTCGGACTTGGCGCCTCCGAGGGCCTCGGGCTTCGGAGCAGCGCCCAGACCTTCGCCGCCGGGCTTTGAGAACTCGTTCCCCCAG gaTCGCCACGACGGGAGCAGCAATGGGAATCCGCGAGTCCCCCACCTCTCCTCCGCCGGGCAGCACCTCTACAGCCCCGCGCCACCCCTCTCCCACACTGGAGTCGCCGAATATCAGCCGCCACCCTACTTTCCCCCTCCCTACCAGCAGCTGGCCTACTCCCAGTCTGCCGACCCCTACTCGCATCTGGGGGAAGCGTATGCCGCTGCCATCAACCCCCTGCACCAGCCGGCGCCCACAGGCAGCCAGCAGCAGGCCTGGCCCGGCCGCCAGAGCCAGGAGGGAGCGGGGCTGCCCTCGCACCACGGGCGCCCGGCTAGCCTGCTGCCCCACCTCTCCGGGCTGGAGGCGGGTGCGGTGAGCGCCCGCAGGGATGCCTACCGCCGCTCCGACCTGCTGCTGCCCCACGCACATGCCCTGGATGCCGCGGGCCTGGCCGAGAACCTGGGACTCCACGACATGGCTCACCAGATGGACGAGGTGCAG AATGTCGACGACCAGCACCTGCTGCTGCACGATCAGACAGTCATTCGCAAAG GTCCCATTTCCATGACCAAGAACCCTCTGAGCCTCCCGTGTCAGAAGGAGCTGGTGGGGGCCGTAATGAACCCCAGCGAGGTCTTCTGCTCAGTCCCTGGAAGACTGTCCCTCCTCAGCTCTACGTCTAAATACAAAGTGACAGTGGCTGAAGTACAGAGGCGACTGTCCCCACCTGAATGCTTAAATGCCTCATTACTGGGAGGTGTTCTCAGAAG agccAAGTCAAAAAATGGAGGCCGGTCCTTGCGGGAGAAGTTGGACAAGATTGGGCTGAATCTTCCTGCTGGGAGACGGAAAGCTGCTCACGTGACTCTCCTGACATCCTTAGTAGAAG GTGAAGCTGTTCATTTGGCTAGGGACTTCGCCTACGTCTGTGAAGCCGAATTTCCTAGTAAACCAGTGGCAGAATATTTAACCAGACCTCATCTCGGAGGACGAAATGAGATGGCAGCTAGGAAGAACATGCTATTGGCGGCCCA GCAACTGTGTAAAGAATTCACAGAACTTCTCAGCCAAGACCGGACACCCCACGGGACAAGCAGGCTCGCCCCAGTCTTGGAGACGAACATACAGAACTGCTTGTCTCATTTCAGCCTGATTACCCACGGTTTTGGCAGCCAGGCCATCTGTGCCGCGGTGTCTGCCCTGCAGAACTACATCAAAGAAGCTCTGATTGTCATAGAGAAATCCTACATGAACCCCGGAGACCAGAGTCCAGCTGATTCTAACAAAACCCTGGAGAAAATGGAGAAGCACAGGAAATAA